The following is a genomic window from Clostridium sp..
AGAAGAAAAGAGAAAGGTAAAGAAAAGTGTAAAGAAGCTGGCAATGTAATAAGTGGAGGTGACTGTTTGTGGAACAGGATATGAAAGACAAGGTAGAGCAGCTTACAAATTATATAATGAAAAATTGTCTCTGGCAATTCAATTCACGTGCATGGGACAGAGAAAATCAGAATGAAGGAATACTTACAAGAACCATGCAGATATTATGTGATGAACCAGTTGAAAAAGAGACACCGGCCGGGAGGTATTACTGGGCTGAAGCTGTATATCTGGC
Proteins encoded in this region:
- the anfG gene encoding Fe-only nitrogenase subunit delta, encoding MEQDMKDKVEQLTNYIMKNCLWQFNSRAWDRENQNEGILTRTMQILCDEPVEKETPAGRYYWAEAVYLAGVYKSRYTWINDMSKEEIKILMKELKDNIDYLTITGSLNEELKDPLY